A portion of the Streptomyces sp. NBC_00376 genome contains these proteins:
- a CDS encoding 3-hydroxyacyl-CoA dehydrogenase family protein, with protein sequence MDTPLSTIAVVGLGTMGTGIAEVLARAGHEVIGIDISDEAARRAVAALEAATARAVRRERITEEERGDALARFRTSADLRAAAEAELVIEVVPESYEIKQQVFRELDAIVSPTTILATGTNALSVTRLAAESLRPERVLGLHFFNPAPAMKLVEVVSSVLTAPPAVETVTALARSLGKEPVAVGDRPGFVADGLLFGYLNQAAAMYEANYASREDIDAAMKLGCGLPMGPLALLDLIGIDTARTVLEAMYAESHDRLHAPAPVLRQLSEAGLTGRKAGRGFYTYEGPGSQTVVPDALTPGDDGSASAGRTVRSMGVAGSGTMASGIAEVFAKAGYDVVLAARGQEKADTAKGRIAKSLERSVTKGRLTAEARDAALARITAAGSLDAFADVDLAVEAVAEDLSVKQQLFGTLDKVCKPGAVLATTTSSLPVVAIARATSRPEDVIGMHFFNPAPAMKLVEVVRTVLTADDVHATVREVCGKVRKHPVDCGDRAGFIVNALLFPYLNNAIKMVEEHYATLDDIDAAMKLGGGYPMGPFELLDVVGLDVSLAIEKVLHSEFRDPGLAPAPLLEHLVAAGCLGRKTGRGFREHARR encoded by the coding sequence ATGGACACCCCGCTCAGCACCATTGCCGTCGTCGGTCTCGGCACCATGGGCACCGGCATCGCCGAGGTCCTGGCCCGTGCCGGCCACGAGGTCATCGGCATCGACATCAGCGACGAGGCCGCCCGCCGGGCCGTCGCCGCCCTGGAAGCCGCGACCGCCCGCGCCGTGCGGCGCGAGCGGATCACCGAGGAGGAGCGGGGCGACGCCCTCGCCCGGTTCCGCACCTCCGCCGACCTGCGGGCCGCCGCGGAGGCGGAGCTCGTCATCGAGGTCGTGCCCGAGTCGTACGAGATCAAGCAGCAGGTCTTCCGGGAGCTCGACGCCATCGTCTCCCCCACCACGATCCTGGCGACCGGCACCAACGCCCTGTCCGTGACGCGGCTGGCCGCCGAGTCGCTGCGCCCGGAGCGCGTGCTCGGCCTGCACTTCTTCAACCCGGCGCCCGCGATGAAGCTGGTCGAGGTGGTCTCCTCGGTGCTGACCGCGCCGCCGGCCGTCGAGACCGTCACCGCGCTCGCCCGTAGCCTGGGCAAGGAACCGGTCGCGGTCGGCGACCGGCCGGGCTTCGTCGCCGACGGCCTGCTGTTCGGCTACCTCAACCAGGCCGCCGCGATGTACGAGGCCAACTACGCCTCCCGGGAGGACATCGACGCGGCGATGAAGCTCGGCTGCGGTCTGCCGATGGGTCCGCTCGCCCTGCTCGACCTGATCGGGATCGACACCGCCCGCACCGTGCTGGAGGCGATGTACGCCGAGTCGCACGACCGGCTGCACGCCCCGGCGCCGGTGCTCAGGCAGCTGAGCGAGGCGGGGCTGACCGGCCGCAAGGCGGGCCGCGGCTTCTACACGTACGAGGGGCCCGGCAGCCAGACCGTGGTGCCGGACGCCCTGACGCCGGGCGACGACGGATCGGCATCGGCCGGGCGCACGGTGCGTTCGATGGGTGTCGCGGGTTCCGGGACGATGGCCTCGGGCATCGCCGAGGTCTTCGCGAAGGCCGGGTACGACGTGGTGCTCGCCGCCCGCGGCCAGGAGAAGGCGGACACCGCCAAGGGCCGGATCGCCAAGTCGCTGGAGCGCTCCGTCACCAAGGGGCGGCTGACGGCCGAGGCGCGGGACGCCGCCCTGGCCCGGATCACCGCGGCCGGTTCGCTGGACGCCTTCGCCGATGTCGACCTCGCGGTGGAGGCCGTCGCCGAGGATCTCTCAGTCAAGCAGCAGCTGTTCGGGACCCTGGACAAGGTCTGCAAGCCTGGTGCCGTGCTCGCCACCACCACCTCGTCGCTGCCGGTCGTCGCGATCGCGCGGGCCACCTCGCGTCCCGAGGACGTGATCGGGATGCACTTCTTCAACCCTGCGCCGGCGATGAAGCTGGTCGAGGTGGTCCGTACGGTGCTCACCGCCGACGATGTCCACGCCACCGTCCGCGAGGTGTGCGGCAAGGTCCGCAAGCACCCGGTGGACTGCGGGGACCGGGCCGGTTTCATCGTGAACGCGCTGCTGTTCCCGTACCTCAACAACGCGATCAAGATGGTCGAGGAGCACTACGCGACGCTCGACGACATCGACGCGGCGATGAAGCTGGGCGGCGGCTACCCGATGGGCCCGTTCGAACTGCTCGACGTCGTCGGTCTCGATGTCTCGCTGGCCATCGAGAAGGTGCTGCACAGCGAGTTCCGCGACCCGGGCCTGGCCCCGGCGCCGCTGCTCGAACACCTGGTGGCCGCCGGCTGCCTCGGCCGCAAGACGGGGCGCGGCTTCCGCGAACATGCCCGGCGCTGA
- a CDS encoding TetR family transcriptional regulator: MSQPARSPRVSAAPDAQESAAGTRAAAQRLKMRRELAAAAMELFATKGYEATTVDEIAGAAGVARRTFFRHFRSKEEAIFPDHDDTLVRAEAVLNAAPAHEHPLDTVCRGIKEVMKMYAAKPAVSVARYKLTREVPTLREAEIASVARYERLFTRYLLGHFDERDHHVGNDDPLLAEVAASAVVTAHNHVLRRWLRAGGEGDVEAQLDHAFAIVRDTFGSGIGAGRTVGAEPAKQPAASVASQGEVLVAVARTDAPLDEVMRTIQQALQAR, encoded by the coding sequence ATGTCCCAGCCCGCCAGGTCCCCCCGTGTCTCCGCCGCGCCCGACGCACAGGAAAGTGCCGCCGGCACGCGCGCCGCCGCCCAACGGCTCAAAATGCGCCGTGAACTGGCCGCCGCGGCGATGGAACTCTTCGCCACGAAGGGGTACGAAGCGACGACGGTCGACGAGATCGCGGGCGCCGCCGGGGTCGCCCGGCGGACCTTCTTCCGGCACTTCCGCTCCAAGGAAGAGGCGATCTTCCCGGACCACGACGACACCCTCGTCAGGGCCGAGGCCGTCCTCAATGCCGCACCGGCGCACGAGCACCCCCTCGACACCGTCTGCCGCGGCATCAAGGAAGTCATGAAGATGTACGCGGCGAAGCCCGCGGTCTCCGTGGCCCGATACAAACTGACCCGCGAGGTCCCCACCCTGCGCGAGGCGGAGATCGCCTCGGTGGCCCGCTACGAGCGGCTGTTCACCCGCTATCTGCTGGGCCATTTCGACGAGCGCGACCACCATGTCGGCAACGACGACCCGCTGCTGGCGGAGGTCGCGGCGTCCGCCGTGGTCACCGCGCACAACCACGTCCTGCGCCGCTGGCTGCGGGCGGGCGGCGAGGGCGACGTGGAGGCCCAGCTCGACCACGCCTTCGCGATCGTCCGCGACACCTTCGGGAGCGGCATCGGAGCCGGCCGGACCGTCGGCGCCGAGCCAGCGAAGCAGCCCGCCGCCTCGGTGGCCTCCCAGGGCGAGGTGCTGGTCGCCGTGGCGCGGACCGACGCACCGCTCGACGAAGTGATGCGCACGATCCAGCAGGCGCTCCAGGCCCGCTGA
- a CDS encoding GNAT family N-acetyltransferase encodes MNHHHEALLTVFDREMREHARPDGPGVRVERTGDVVRQVGAADDWNGVVWSSPDLAPARADAVIAAQVAHYTALGHGEFEWKLYAHDRPADLDRRLLAAGFEAEEPETLLVAPVAELSTRVELPDGVRLRTVRDADDVELMALAHERAFGSDWSRLRHQVPARLAEDPDGFVGVLAMAGDEPVSSARMELYPGTGFAGLWGGGTVEAWRGKGLYRALVAFRAQIAVERGYGYLQVDATDMSAPILRRLGFRALSTTTPYVYRSH; translated from the coding sequence ATGAATCATCATCACGAAGCACTGCTGACCGTCTTCGACCGCGAGATGCGCGAGCACGCCCGCCCCGACGGCCCCGGGGTCCGGGTGGAGCGCACCGGCGACGTCGTACGGCAGGTCGGCGCGGCCGACGACTGGAACGGTGTCGTCTGGTCATCCCCGGACCTGGCTCCCGCTCGGGCGGACGCGGTGATCGCGGCCCAGGTGGCGCACTACACGGCGCTCGGGCACGGCGAATTCGAGTGGAAGCTGTACGCGCACGACCGGCCGGCCGATCTGGACCGGCGGCTGCTGGCGGCCGGTTTCGAGGCGGAGGAGCCGGAGACCCTGCTGGTCGCCCCGGTCGCGGAGCTCTCGACGCGGGTGGAGCTCCCCGACGGCGTTCGGCTGCGCACCGTGCGTGACGCGGACGACGTGGAGCTGATGGCCCTCGCCCATGAGCGGGCGTTCGGCTCCGACTGGTCGCGGCTGCGGCATCAGGTGCCGGCCCGGCTGGCCGAGGACCCGGACGGTTTCGTCGGCGTGCTCGCCATGGCGGGTGACGAGCCGGTGAGCTCGGCCCGGATGGAGCTGTACCCGGGCACGGGCTTCGCGGGGCTCTGGGGCGGCGGCACGGTCGAGGCATGGCGCGGAAAGGGCCTCTACCGGGCCCTGGTGGCCTTCCGCGCCCAGATCGCGGTGGAGCGCGGCTACGGCTACCTTCAGGTCGATGCCACCGACATGAGCGCTCCGATCCTCCGGCGGCTCGGATTCCGCGCGCTGAGCACCACGACGCCCTATGTGTACCGCTCGCACTGA
- the ccrA gene encoding crotonyl-CoA carboxylase/reductase — protein sequence MKEILDAIQSQDSTAADFAALSIPESYRAVTVHKDETEMFHGLATRDKDPRKSLHLDEVPVPELGPGEALVAVMASSVNYNSVWTSIFEPMSTFGFLERYGKLSELTRRHDLPYHVIGSDLAGVVLRAGPGVNAWHPGDEVVAHCLSVELESSDGHNDTMLDPEQRIWGFETNFGGLAEIALVKSNQLMPKPQHLSWEEAAAPGLVNSTAYRQLVSRNGAGMKQGDNVLIWGASGGLGSYATQFALAGGANPVCVVSSEQKADICRKMGAEAIIDRNAEGYKFWKDEHNQDPREWKRFGKRIRELTGGEDVDIVFEHPGRETFGASVYVTRKGGTIVTCASTSGYNHEYDNRYLWMSLKRIVGSHFANYREAWEANRLVAKGKIHPTLSKVYSLEETGQAAYDVHRNLHQGKVGVLALAPREGLGVRNEELREQHIDAINRFRNV from the coding sequence GTGAAGGAAATCCTGGACGCGATCCAATCGCAGGACAGCACAGCCGCGGACTTCGCGGCCCTGTCCATCCCCGAGTCGTACCGCGCGGTGACCGTGCACAAGGACGAGACCGAGATGTTCCACGGGCTCGCCACTCGCGACAAGGACCCCCGCAAGTCGCTGCACCTCGACGAGGTCCCGGTGCCCGAACTCGGGCCCGGCGAGGCCCTGGTGGCCGTCATGGCGAGTTCGGTGAACTACAACTCCGTCTGGACCTCGATCTTCGAGCCGATGTCCACCTTCGGCTTCCTGGAGCGCTACGGAAAGCTCAGCGAGCTCACCCGGCGCCACGACCTGCCGTACCACGTCATCGGTTCCGACCTGGCGGGCGTCGTCCTGCGCGCCGGCCCCGGCGTCAACGCCTGGCACCCCGGCGACGAGGTCGTCGCCCACTGCCTCTCGGTCGAGCTGGAGTCCTCGGACGGCCACAACGACACGATGCTCGACCCCGAGCAGCGGATCTGGGGCTTCGAGACCAACTTCGGCGGCCTGGCGGAGATCGCGCTCGTCAAGTCCAACCAGCTGATGCCGAAGCCTCAGCACCTCAGCTGGGAGGAGGCCGCCGCTCCGGGCCTGGTCAACTCCACCGCGTACCGCCAGCTCGTCTCGCGCAACGGCGCGGGGATGAAGCAGGGCGACAACGTGCTGATCTGGGGCGCCAGCGGCGGACTCGGCTCGTACGCCACGCAGTTCGCGCTGGCCGGCGGCGCCAACCCGGTCTGCGTCGTCTCCAGCGAGCAGAAGGCCGACATCTGCCGGAAGATGGGCGCCGAGGCGATCATCGACCGCAACGCCGAGGGCTACAAGTTCTGGAAGGACGAGCACAACCAGGACCCGCGCGAGTGGAAGCGCTTCGGCAAGCGCATCCGTGAACTCACCGGCGGCGAGGACGTGGACATCGTCTTCGAGCACCCGGGCCGCGAGACCTTCGGCGCCTCGGTGTACGTGACCCGCAAGGGCGGCACGATCGTCACCTGCGCCTCCACCTCCGGCTACAACCACGAGTACGACAACCGCTACCTGTGGATGTCGCTGAAGCGGATCGTGGGCTCGCACTTCGCCAACTACCGCGAGGCGTGGGAGGCCAACCGGCTCGTCGCCAAGGGCAAGATCCACCCCACGCTGTCGAAGGTCTACTCGCTGGAGGAGACCGGCCAGGCCGCGTACGACGTCCACCGCAACCTCCACCAGGGCAAGGTCGGCGTGCTGGCGCTCGCCCCGCGCGAGGGGCTCGGCGTGCGCAACGAGGAACTGCGCGAGCAGCACATCGACGCCATCAACCGCTTCCGGAACGTCTGA
- a CDS encoding protein meaA: MSGRQKDRPWLMRTYAGHSTAEASNELYRRNLAKGQTGLSVAFDLPTQTGYDPDHILARGEVGRVGVPVSHLGDMRRLFQDIPLEQMNTSMTINATAMWLLALYQVVAEEQGADPTRLQGTTQNDIVKEYLSRGTHVFPPGPSLRLTTDMITYTVNRIPKWNPINICSYHLQEAGATPVQEIAYAMSTAIAVLDAVRDSGQVPEEKFGDAVARISFFVNAGVRFIEEMCKMRAFGRIWDRITRERYGITDAKQRRFRYGVQVNSLGLTEAQPENNVQRIVLEMLAVTLSKDARARAVQLPAWNEALGLPRPWDQQWSLRIQQVLAHESDLLEYEDIFAGSHVIEAKVDELVAESLAEIDRIERMGGAMAAVESGYLKSELVSSHAARRARIEGGEEKIVGVNIYETTEPNPLTADLDGAIMTVDPANEARVVAALHDWRDNRDEARATEALAALKKAAAGTENMMEATVECARAGVTTGEWSWALRDVFGEFRAPTGVSSAPVAVTAEAGTPLALVREKVARTAADLGAGRLRLLVGKPGLDGHSNGAEQIAVRARDAGFEVVYQGIRLTPEQIVSAALAEDVHCVGLSILSGSHAELVPDVLTRLREAGAADIPVIAGGIIPPADASALIGAGVAAVFTPKDFGITEIIGRIVDEIRKANKLDPLEVPA; encoded by the coding sequence ATGAGTGGGCGTCAGAAGGACCGCCCGTGGCTCATGCGGACGTACGCCGGTCACTCGACCGCCGAGGCGTCCAACGAGCTCTACCGGCGCAACCTCGCCAAGGGCCAGACCGGCCTGTCGGTCGCCTTCGACCTGCCGACGCAGACCGGGTACGACCCCGACCACATCCTCGCCCGCGGCGAGGTCGGCCGGGTCGGCGTGCCGGTGTCGCACCTCGGTGACATGCGCCGGCTGTTCCAGGACATCCCCCTGGAGCAGATGAACACCTCGATGACGATCAACGCCACCGCGATGTGGCTGCTTGCGCTCTACCAGGTGGTCGCGGAGGAACAGGGCGCCGATCCCACCCGGCTCCAGGGCACCACGCAGAACGACATCGTCAAGGAGTACCTCTCGCGCGGGACGCACGTCTTCCCGCCCGGTCCCTCGCTGCGGCTGACCACCGACATGATCACGTACACGGTCAACCGCATCCCGAAGTGGAACCCGATCAACATCTGCAGCTACCACCTGCAGGAGGCGGGGGCCACTCCGGTCCAGGAGATCGCGTACGCCATGTCGACGGCGATCGCCGTGCTCGACGCGGTCCGTGACTCGGGGCAGGTGCCCGAGGAGAAGTTCGGCGATGCCGTCGCCCGGATCTCCTTCTTCGTGAACGCGGGCGTCCGCTTCATCGAGGAGATGTGCAAGATGCGCGCCTTCGGCCGCATCTGGGACCGGATCACCCGCGAGCGGTACGGCATCACCGACGCCAAGCAGCGCCGCTTCCGCTACGGCGTCCAGGTCAACTCCCTCGGCCTGACCGAGGCGCAGCCGGAGAACAACGTCCAGCGCATCGTCCTGGAGATGCTGGCCGTCACGCTCTCCAAGGACGCCCGCGCCCGCGCCGTCCAGCTGCCGGCCTGGAACGAGGCGCTGGGGCTCCCCCGGCCCTGGGACCAGCAGTGGTCGCTCCGCATCCAGCAGGTGCTCGCGCACGAGAGCGACCTGCTGGAGTACGAGGACATCTTCGCCGGGTCGCACGTCATCGAGGCCAAGGTGGACGAGCTGGTCGCCGAGTCGCTCGCCGAGATCGACCGGATCGAGCGGATGGGCGGCGCCATGGCGGCCGTCGAGTCCGGCTATCTGAAGTCCGAGCTGGTCTCCTCGCACGCCGCCCGCCGGGCCCGGATCGAGGGCGGCGAGGAGAAGATCGTCGGCGTCAACATCTACGAGACGACGGAGCCGAACCCGCTCACCGCGGACCTCGACGGGGCGATCATGACGGTCGACCCGGCCAACGAGGCCCGGGTCGTCGCCGCCCTGCACGACTGGCGCGACAACCGCGACGAGGCCCGCGCCACGGAGGCGCTGGCGGCGCTGAAGAAGGCCGCCGCGGGCACCGAGAACATGATGGAAGCGACCGTGGAGTGCGCCCGCGCGGGTGTCACCACCGGCGAGTGGTCCTGGGCGCTGCGCGACGTCTTCGGTGAGTTCCGGGCCCCGACGGGCGTTTCGTCGGCGCCGGTCGCGGTGACCGCCGAGGCGGGCACCCCGCTCGCCCTGGTCCGAGAGAAGGTCGCCCGCACCGCGGCCGACCTGGGCGCCGGGCGGCTGCGGCTGCTGGTCGGCAAGCCGGGCCTGGACGGGCACTCCAACGGCGCCGAGCAGATCGCCGTGCGGGCCCGTGACGCCGGCTTCGAGGTCGTCTACCAGGGGATCAGGCTGACCCCCGAACAGATCGTCTCGGCCGCCCTCGCCGAGGACGTGCACTGCGTCGGTCTGTCGATCCTGTCCGGCTCGCACGCCGAGCTCGTACCGGACGTGCTCACCCGGCTGCGCGAGGCGGGCGCCGCCGACATCCCGGTCATCGCGGGCGGGATCATTCCGCCCGCCGACGCGTCGGCCCTGATCGGGGCCGGTGTCGCCGCCGTATTCACCCCGAAGGATTTCGGTATCACGGAGATCATCGGCCGTATCGTCGACGAGATCCGGAAAGCGAACAAGCTCGACCCTCTGGAGGTCCCCGCATGA
- a CDS encoding HpcH/HpaI aldolase/citrate lyase family protein has protein sequence MTAVNRLRPRRSCLAVPGSNPRFLEKAQGLPADQVFLDLEDACAPLAKEGARHTIVDALNNGDWTGKTRVVRVNDWTTHWTYRDVITVVEGAGQNLDCIMLPKVQDAQQVVALDLLLTQIEKTMGFEVGKIGIEAQIENAKGLVNIDDIAAASPRLETLIFGPADFMASINMKTLVVGQQPPGYGADAYHYILMRILMAARTHDLQAIDGPFLQIRDVDAYREVAGRAAALGFDGKWVLHPGQVDAANEVFSPSQEDYDHAELILDAYEWCTSEEGGKKGSAMLGDEMIDEASRKMALVIAGKGRAAGMQRTSKFEAPEA, from the coding sequence ATGACTGCCGTCAACCGCCTGCGCCCGCGCCGTTCGTGTCTGGCAGTGCCCGGCTCGAACCCGCGGTTCCTGGAGAAGGCCCAGGGCCTCCCGGCCGACCAGGTCTTCCTGGACCTGGAGGACGCCTGCGCGCCGCTCGCCAAGGAGGGCGCCCGGCACACCATCGTCGACGCGCTGAACAACGGTGACTGGACGGGCAAGACCCGGGTCGTGCGGGTGAACGACTGGACCACGCACTGGACGTACCGCGACGTCATCACGGTCGTCGAGGGCGCCGGCCAGAACCTCGACTGCATCATGCTGCCGAAGGTCCAGGACGCCCAGCAGGTCGTGGCGCTGGACCTGCTGCTGACCCAGATCGAGAAGACGATGGGCTTCGAGGTCGGGAAGATCGGCATCGAGGCGCAGATCGAGAACGCCAAGGGCCTCGTCAACATCGACGACATCGCCGCCGCCTCGCCCCGCCTGGAGACGCTGATCTTCGGCCCGGCCGACTTCATGGCGTCGATCAACATGAAGACCCTGGTCGTCGGTCAGCAGCCGCCCGGCTACGGCGCGGACGCCTACCACTACATCCTGATGCGCATTCTGATGGCGGCCCGTACGCACGACCTCCAGGCGATCGACGGCCCCTTCCTGCAGATCCGTGACGTGGACGCGTACCGCGAGGTCGCGGGCCGTGCGGCGGCGCTGGGCTTCGACGGCAAGTGGGTACTGCACCCGGGTCAGGTCGACGCCGCCAACGAGGTGTTCTCGCCCTCGCAGGAGGACTACGACCACGCCGAGCTGATCCTCGACGCGTACGAGTGGTGCACCTCCGAGGAGGGCGGCAAGAAGGGCTCGGCGATGCTGGGCGACGAGATGATCGACGAGGCGAGCCGCAAGATGGCCCTGGTCATCGCGGGCAAGGGCCGCGCGGCCGGCATGCAGCGCACCTCCAAGTTCGAAGCGCCGGAGGCCTGA
- a CDS encoding MaoC family dehydratase yields MQFGRTYEEFEVGAVYKHWPGKTVTEYDDHLFCLLTMNHHPLHMDSNYAERTTDFGKNVVVGNYIYSLLLGMSVPDVSGKAIANLEVESLKHVAPTFHGDTIYGETTVLDKTPSKSKNDRGIVHVETKGYKQDGTLVCVFRRKVMVPTETYIKERGGEQPGRPELNQPSQKNVEK; encoded by the coding sequence GTGCAGTTCGGACGCACATACGAGGAGTTCGAGGTCGGTGCGGTCTACAAGCACTGGCCCGGGAAGACGGTCACCGAGTACGACGACCACCTCTTCTGCCTGCTGACCATGAATCATCACCCGTTGCACATGGACAGCAACTACGCGGAGCGGACGACGGATTTCGGGAAGAACGTTGTCGTCGGCAACTACATCTACTCGCTGCTGCTCGGCATGTCCGTTCCGGACGTCTCCGGAAAGGCGATCGCCAATCTCGAGGTCGAGTCGCTGAAGCACGTCGCCCCGACCTTCCACGGCGACACGATCTACGGCGAGACGACGGTTCTGGACAAGACTCCGTCAAAGTCCAAGAACGACCGCGGAATCGTCCACGTGGAGACCAAGGGGTACAAGCAGGACGGCACGCTGGTCTGCGTGTTCCGCCGCAAGGTGATGGTCCCCACCGAGACGTACATCAAGGAGCGCGGCGGTGAGCAGCCAGGCCGCCCCGAACTGAACCAGCCTTCGCAGAAGAACGTGGAGAAGTAG
- a CDS encoding acyl-CoA dehydrogenase family protein, with amino-acid sequence MTRLAQTAGLTDVQQEILSTVRDFVDKEIIPVATQLEHRDEYPTEIVEGLKELGLFGLMIPEEYGGLGESLLTYALCVEEIARGWMSVSGIINTHFIVAYMLKQHGTQEQKDTFLPRMALGEVRGAFSMSEPALGSDVSAITSKGVRDGEEYVLNGQKMWLTNGGTSSLVAVLCRSDEGHPEGTAPHKSMTTFLVEKEPGFGEVRPGLTIPGKIDKMGYKGVDTTELIMDGLRIPANRVLGGTTGRGFYQMMDGVEVGRVNVAARGCGVAQRAFELGVSYAQQRQTFGKPIAQHQAIQFKLAEMATKVEAAHAMMVNAARKKDSGERNDLEAGMAKYLASEYCKEVVEDAFRIHGGYGFSKEYEIERLYREAPMLLIGEGTAEIQKMIIGRRLLEEYRFQG; translated from the coding sequence ATGACGCGACTCGCCCAGACCGCCGGCCTCACCGACGTCCAGCAGGAAATCCTCTCCACGGTCCGGGATTTCGTCGACAAGGAGATCATTCCGGTCGCGACCCAGCTGGAACACCGTGACGAGTACCCCACCGAGATCGTCGAGGGGCTCAAGGAACTCGGCCTGTTCGGGCTGATGATCCCCGAGGAGTACGGGGGCCTGGGTGAGTCGCTTCTCACATACGCGCTGTGCGTGGAGGAAATCGCCCGCGGCTGGATGAGCGTTTCGGGAATCATCAACACGCACTTCATCGTGGCGTACATGCTCAAGCAGCACGGCACCCAGGAGCAGAAGGACACCTTCCTGCCGCGCATGGCACTGGGCGAGGTCCGGGGCGCGTTCTCGATGTCCGAGCCGGCGCTGGGCTCGGACGTCTCCGCGATCACCTCCAAGGGCGTCAGGGACGGCGAGGAGTACGTCCTCAACGGCCAGAAGATGTGGCTGACGAACGGTGGCACGTCCTCGCTCGTCGCCGTTCTGTGCCGGAGTGACGAAGGCCACCCCGAGGGGACCGCCCCGCACAAGTCGATGACCACATTCCTGGTGGAGAAGGAGCCCGGATTCGGCGAGGTCCGACCCGGACTCACTATTCCCGGCAAAATCGACAAAATGGGCTACAAGGGCGTCGACACGACCGAACTCATCATGGACGGGCTACGAATTCCGGCCAATCGAGTGCTGGGCGGCACCACCGGCCGAGGCTTTTACCAAATGATGGACGGCGTCGAGGTCGGCCGGGTGAATGTGGCGGCGCGTGGCTGCGGTGTCGCACAGCGTGCATTCGAGCTTGGTGTTTCCTACGCCCAGCAGCGGCAGACCTTCGGAAAGCCGATCGCCCAGCACCAGGCGATCCAGTTCAAGCTGGCCGAAATGGCCACCAAGGTGGAAGCCGCCCATGCAATGATGGTAAATGCAGCGCGCAAAAAGGACTCCGGGGAACGAAACGACCTGGAGGCAGGGATGGCGAAGTACCTCGCCTCCGAGTACTGCAAGGAAGTCGTCGAGGACGCCTTCCGTATCCACGGCGGTTACGGCTTCTCCAAGGAGTACGAGATCGAGCGCCTCTACCGGGAGGCCCCGATGCTGCTTATCGGTGAAGGTACCGCCGAGATCCAGAAAATGATCATCGGGCGCCGACTCCTCGAGGAGTACCGGTTCCAGGGGTGA
- a CDS encoding phosphatidylserine decarboxylase yields MPDSQTSAPRGGVRLARGASPWLLPTVATAALSLSRARKSGRWAAVAVPTTALAAGMLWFFRDPEREITQGRVISPADGVVQSIMPWKDGRTRVAIFMSPLNVHVNRAPLAGTVTSVEHVPGGFVPAFNKESENNERVVWHFDTELGDIEMVQIAGAVARRIVPYIPQGTKVEQGERIGLIRFGSRVDIYLPEGVEVAVEVGQATTAGVTRIDRD; encoded by the coding sequence ATGCCCGACAGCCAAACCTCTGCACCACGCGGCGGAGTCCGCCTTGCGCGCGGAGCTTCGCCGTGGCTCCTCCCGACCGTCGCCACCGCGGCGCTCAGCCTCTCCCGGGCCCGCAAGTCCGGACGCTGGGCCGCGGTGGCCGTGCCCACCACCGCGCTCGCGGCGGGCATGCTGTGGTTCTTCCGCGACCCCGAGCGCGAGATCACCCAGGGCCGCGTCATCTCGCCGGCCGACGGCGTGGTGCAGAGCATCATGCCGTGGAAGGACGGGCGCACCCGCGTCGCGATCTTCATGAGCCCGCTGAATGTTCACGTCAACCGTGCCCCCCTGGCCGGCACGGTGACCTCGGTCGAGCACGTCCCCGGCGGGTTCGTTCCGGCATTCAACAAGGAGAGCGAGAACAACGAGCGCGTCGTCTGGCACTTCGACACCGAGCTCGGCGACATCGAGATGGTGCAGATCGCGGGTGCTGTCGCCCGGCGCATCGTCCCGTACATCCCGCAGGGCACGAAGGTGGAGCAGGGCGAGCGCATCGGTCTGATCCGCTTCGGCTCGCGGGTCGACATCTACCTTCCGGAAGGTGTCGAGGTCGCGGTCGAGGTCGGCCAGGCCACCACCGCGGGGGTGACTCGAATTGACCGTGATTGA